Proteins from a single region of Oncorhynchus nerka isolate Pitt River linkage group LG18, Oner_Uvic_2.0, whole genome shotgun sequence:
- the LOC135561652 gene encoding histidine-rich glycoprotein-like yields the protein MVLNTASNHKPHSFKLHSFKPHSFKPHSFKPHNFKPHRTLTKHRTTTSNHTTSPNYTTLTKPHSFKPHNFKPHSFKPHRTSPDQTTQDHFKPHNFKPHSFKPHSFKNHTASNHTNFKPHNFKPHNIKPHSFKPHSFKLHSFKPHSFKPHNFKLHSFKPHNFKPHSFKPHSFKPHSFKPHNFKPHSFKPHSFKPHNFKPHNFKPHNFKPHNFKPHNFKPHNFKPHSFKPHNIKLHNFKPHNFKLHSFKPHSFKPHNFKLTSFKPHSFKPHSFKLHSFKPHSFKLHNFKQ from the exons ATGGTGCTTAACACAGCTTCAAACCACAAACCACACAGCTTCAAACTACACAGCTTCAAACCACACAGCTTCAAACCACACAGCTTCAAACCACACAACTTCAAGCCACACAGGACCTTGACCAAACACAGGACCACAACTTCAAACCACACAACCAGTCCAAACTACACAACCTTGACCAAACCACACAGCTTCAAACCACACAACTTCAAACCACACAGCTTCAAACCACACAGGACCAGTCCAGACCAAACCACACAGGACCA CTTCAAACCACACAACTTCAAACCACACAGCTTCAAACCACACAGCTTCAAAAACCACACAGCTTCAAACCACACAAACTTCAAACCACACAACTTCAAACCACACAACATCAAACCACACAGCTTCAAACCACACAGTTTCAAACTACACAGCTTCAAACCACACAGCTTCAAACCACACAACTTCAAACTACACAGCTTCAAACCACACAACTTCAAACCACACAGCTTCAAACCACACAGCTTCAAACCACACAGCTTCAAACCACACAACTTCAAACCACACAGCTTCAAACCACACAGCTTCAAACCACACAACTTCAAACCACACAA CTTCAAACCACACAACTTCAAACCACACAACTTCAAACCACACAACTTCAAACCACACAACTTCAAACCACACAGCTTCAAACCACACAACATCAAACTACACAACTTCAAACCACACAACTTCAAACTACACAGCTTCAAACCACACAGCTTCAAACCACACAACTTCAAACTAACCAGCTTCAAACCACACAGCTTCAAACCACACAGCTTCAAACTACACAGCTTCAAACCACACAGCTTCAAACTACACAACTTCAAACAATAA